Proteins found in one Miscanthus floridulus cultivar M001 chromosome 4, ASM1932011v1, whole genome shotgun sequence genomic segment:
- the LOC136548931 gene encoding uncharacterized protein — protein MASGSSSRGRGSGARGSSSRARAAEAPSADDAALLAPQLNPTFVAMSAADLVAHLNHFRRTDDFVDAALVFAARERRLAEAEDFARAADEHMDSLLDEIRARDYSALEAQAKIRRAAETETEAALRAKIRTLQLGAAALISSGIGGRGLTQQAAGHGREPVPQDFITISDDATGVQTTVIQGEVGDDVPMKMRHGALNRAAPHLAAAPLPNAAALISSGISGRGITQQAAGHGLEPVPQDCITASDDATGVQTMVAQGEVGDDVPKKMRHGALNRAAPHLAAAPLPRAAPHLAAAPLPSAPKTAAPHLVADPLPDTLIDDDERAAEEVATDVLSCNEVAQGDHEVSEDVLRARVTAGRRKVSEEEAQGEDVAASRHRRAQGEQQAARATKKPRRLKGTCFYNEVFKALKEKEELLKKREEERFAKEAVAAASKQLHCRCWWSDAPYMPSKSEAVEEDAGDDSQN, from the exons ATGGCCTCAGGCTCCAGCTCCCGTGGCCGCGGATCCGGCGCCCGAGGCAGCAGCTCCCGAGCCCGCGCCGCCGAAGCTCCTTCGGCTGATGACGCCGCCCTCCTCGCCCCCCAGCTCAACCCCACGTTCGTGGCTATGTCGGCCGCGGATCTCGTCGCCCACCTGAACCACTTCCGCCGCACGGACGACTTCGTCGACGCGGCGCTCGTGTTCGCCGCGCGCGAGCGCAGGCTCGCCGAGGCTGAGGACTTTGCCCGTGCGGCCGACGAGCACATGGACAGCCTTCTGGATGAGATCCGGGCGCGCGACTACAGCGCCCTCGAGGCGCAGGCTAAGATCCGCCGGGCCGCCGAGACGGAG ACGGAAGCGGCGCTGCGGGCCAAGATCCGCACGCTGCAGCTTGGTGCCGCCGCCCTGATCTCGTCCGGTATCGGCGGGCGAGGCCTCACGCAGCAGGCTGCAGGTCATGGTCGTGAGCCTGTGCCTCAAGACTTCATCACGATAAGTGATGACGCTACCGGCGTCCAGACCACGGTTATCCAGGGAGAGGTCGGCGACGACGTGCCTATGAAGATGAGGCATGGGGCGCTGAATCGCGCCGCGCCGCACCTCGCTGCTGCTCCGCTGCCTAATGCCGCCGCCCTGATTTCGTCCGGTATCAGCGGGCGCGGCATCACGCAGCAGGCTGCAGGTCATGGCCTCGAGCCTGTGCCTCAAGACTGCATCACGGCCAGTGATGACGCCACCGGCGTCCAGACCATGGTCGCCCAGGGAGAGGTCGGCGACGACGTGCCTAAGAAGATGAGGCATGGGGCGCTGAATCGCGCCGCGCCGCACCTCGCTGCTGCTCCGCTGCC TCGCGCCGCACCGCACCTCGCTGCTGCTCCGCTGCCTAGTGCC CCGAAGACTGCTGCGCCGCACCTCGTTGCTGATCCGCTGCCGGACACGCTGATTGATGACGACGAGAGGGCAGCGGAGGAAGTCGCCACAGACGTTCTCAGCTGCAATGAGGTGGCACAGGGAGACCACGAGGTTTCAGAAGATGTCCTCAGAGCAAG AGTCACAGCAGGCCGCCGCAAGGTTTCAGAAGAGGAGGCACAGGGAGAAGACGTGGCAGCGAGTCGTCATAGACGCGCGCAAGGGGAACAACAGGCTGCAAGAGCCACCAAGAAGCCTCGCAGGCTCAAGGGGACGTGCTTCTACAATGAGGTTTTCAAAGCCCTAAAGGAGAAAGAGGAGCTTCTCAAAAAAAGGGAGGAGGAGAGGTTTGCCAAGGAAGCTGTTGCCGCTGCATCCAAGCAGCTGCACTGCAGGTGCTGGTGGTCGGATGCACCATATATGCCCTCAAAGTCTGAGGCTGTGGAGGAGGATGCTGGTGACGATTCACAAAACTGA